From Terriglobia bacterium, one genomic window encodes:
- a CDS encoding ABC transporter ATP-binding protein: protein MELTIKNLSKTYKNGVKALDNVSLTIPRGMYGLLGPNGAGKSTLMRTLATLQEPDSGSVTLGDIDVLKQKDEVRRRLGYLPQEFGVYPRISAQDMLSHLALLKGITNSRERKDVVSAMLQRCNLYDVRKKALTGFSGGMRQRFGIAQALLGNPQLLIVDEPTAGLDPGERNRFYNLLAEVGEQVIVILSTHIVEDVMDLCTNMAIIHEGKVLYQGEPQSAISRLNGRIWQRSIEKAELAHYEQTFRVVSNKLVGGRPFLHVFGEQLPGDGFLPIQADLEDVFFTKIRNWD, encoded by the coding sequence GCGTGAAAGCGCTGGATAACGTGTCGCTCACGATTCCGCGGGGCATGTATGGCCTGCTGGGGCCGAATGGCGCGGGCAAGTCCACCCTGATGCGGACGCTGGCCACGCTGCAGGAGCCGGACAGCGGCAGCGTCACGCTGGGCGACATCGACGTTCTCAAGCAAAAAGATGAGGTGCGCCGCCGCCTTGGCTATCTGCCGCAGGAATTTGGCGTGTACCCTCGCATTTCCGCCCAGGACATGTTGAGCCATCTGGCGCTGCTGAAAGGCATCACCAACTCACGGGAGCGCAAAGACGTCGTGTCCGCCATGCTTCAGCGCTGCAATCTTTACGATGTCCGCAAGAAGGCGCTGACCGGGTTTTCCGGAGGCATGCGGCAGCGTTTTGGCATTGCCCAGGCGCTGCTTGGCAATCCGCAGCTGCTGATCGTGGATGAACCCACGGCGGGTCTTGATCCGGGCGAGCGCAATCGCTTCTACAATTTGCTCGCCGAGGTTGGAGAGCAGGTCATCGTCATCCTCTCAACGCATATTGTGGAAGACGTGATGGACCTTTGCACCAACATGGCGATCATCCATGAAGGAAAAGTGCTTTATCAGGGAGAGCCGCAATCCGCGATTTCCAGATTGAATGGTCGGATCTGGCAACGTTCCATTGAAAAGGCAGAGCTGGCGCATTACGAGCAGACCTTCCGCGTCGTCTCCAACAAGCTGGTTGGCGGGCGACCCTTCCTGCATGTCTTTGGAGAGCAGCTGCCTGGCGACGGGTTTCTGCCCATCCAGGCAGATCTGGAAGACGTTTTCTTTACAAAAATCCGGAACTGGGATTAG